Within the Tenrec ecaudatus isolate mTenEca1 chromosome 7, mTenEca1.hap1, whole genome shotgun sequence genome, the region TTGACAGGATTTAGCATCATTCGATGATAACGTTGCCCTCGCTATGATCCGATTACTGGGCTAAGAACACTGGTGGCATCATGGATTACACATGGggcggctaactgcaagtttgaaaaccaccagcctctccaagggagaaggattaGGCGCTCTACTCCCATTAGCTAATGGCAACCCACTGGGTCGCTGTACGTTGGATTGAACATCATGGCTCCCAGAATTTTGGCATGGGGAAAGGCTTTATAGACAACTAACTTTGAACAGGGCAAACAGATTTctatctccaaggcgatctctgtGGTTTAATAACAGCTTCCTGGAGTGAGAGCAGCATGCCAGGTCTAGGTGGAATCTTCAGGGCAAGGTCCTGTGATCGATTTAGAATGTCTGACACAGGCTCCTGGGAGAGACCTCTTGGGGAGTTGAGGGCACAGAGCCAGGCATTTGCCTTCCCTAAGAGGATGCTCCTATAGTTAAGTGGCTTGCAGTCCAGGGTTTTCCCCATTGAACTTTTGAAAAAGCAGTGGTTGGATCGATAATGAAAAGCTATGTCAGAATACCTGCAACAACAGTGTTCAAAGAAAAACACACATTCCCTGAACAGGACCCTGAAGCCCTTGTGGCATGTCCCAGAGAGCAACAAGGTGTCATGCTTTGGCTAGGCTCTCTCTCCACCGCCCCGAGACTAGAATGGCGCTGCCAGTGTGACGGTGAAGAAGGAGTGGGGAAGTTCTCCAGCAGTGATGTggctggaagggagggggggaaaaacggACGTTGGCTAATCCAGCTACTGCCAGTGGGGTCCATCAGTAAAGGTAACTACTAAGACAGAAGAGTCAATGGGATGTTTTGTGTTGCTTCGTTTTGattgaagaaaatgaagactTGTTTTCTTGAACTAGCAGGGCTCTCTTAATCTAGTATTCAATAGTGTTTATTTGCTCTCTGCTCTGTTCACACCGCGATGGAGCGTGTAGGGTACAGTTTGGCACAAGAGACTGCTCCTTTCCCAGCCGTCTACAGCCTCTCTCCCTGCCCTGTGGAGGGGGCCTGGAAGCCAGAGGCCAAGTCACGTCTCTGGAGAGGCAATGCTGCCCTCCCCACATTTACTCTGTGTAGTCAGCCAACTGGCTCCCAGGTGAGGAGCACGTCCCGGCAGTAGAAGCGTACCCAGCAGGCAAGAGCCCTGAAGAAAAGGCAAGGGAGAGGAGGCAGGCATGTGATTCTGGAGACAAATAAACACAATTAGCTGTGCTAGAAGCAAACTCAAAAGACTCAGTGGGAGAACGTGGATGTCTCCTGCCAAAAGAGGAACCAGGAGAAATGGTCACATTATAAGAAGCCCTTTCATCCCCGTGGCAGCCCTAGTTTAACAACGGCCATATTTCTGTCCTTTTCATTGCTCATTTCCCAACATTTCAAACACTAGCTGCAATTATATGACTGCTTTGTCCGCTTTGCTGTCCCAAGTAGAATCTATTAACGTGTCGGGCTGGTCCTTTTATTCCCGAAGACAATGTCGGGCCTTCACGACCACTCTGTCCTTTGTACCAAAATAAAGCCAGTTTGCAGCAGTTGATGGGGTGGCTGAATTCACAGAAATCCAATCATgtatgcccctgagggtttcccagTCTGCTCTCGGGATTCAGTTCCCTAACACAGGGTTGGCTACAGCCAAGGGGTCTAGAGACAACTGTAGAATGTCGTCATTACCTGGACAGACATCTTTGAATCCCGACTTTGCCACTAAAAGTTGTGTGACTGTGGACATGCAGTGTAACCTCCTGtgcctcatttgtcttcatccGTAAACTAGAGATAAAATAATACCAGACAAactggaactctggtggcatagtgggttatacacattgagctactaactacaaggtcagcagttcaaatctactagccattccaagggacaaagatgaggctttctgctcccatacgatttacagtcttagaaacccacatgggcagttccacTTGGTCCTTTATATTgaaatgagttagaattgactcgaggacagtgagtttggtttttgagaatcatgtactgctagaagaacaaacaaatttgtcttggaggaaTTACAAGTTAGCaggggtccttagaagcaaggttgaTGACACTTACTTTGCTTCATATACCTTGGATATGTTTTATgtgagatcagttcctggaaaaggacatttagCTTGGTAACAtgcagggagagagaaagaaggaagacccTGATTGACATGGATTCATGTAGTAGCTAtaccaatgggctcacacatagcaacaattgtgaggatggcacagagctgggcagtgtttcatcctgttgtacatatggtcgccatgagtcagaaacaacttgatggcatctaacaattaGAGAGTAACTAGCAGTTGGGattaaccccatggcagtgagtgatattttttttgttttaattttaataacaGCAAGAGGCTGTTATTGATTAAGTGCTCAACTTTAAGTGTGAAGGTTGACAGTTAAAACCTACCAAAGGTCCTTCAGGGGAAAGGATtggtcatctgcttccataaagacataaaccgcaaaccaaactctgccatcaagccaattctgactcatagcaaccctgaaggacagggtaagACTCCTcctctgggtttcagaggctgtaataaTTTGttacagggatagaaagccttgtctgtctccatggagcagctggtggtttcaaactgtggaccaataggtaaccacTCCACCAAGCGGGCAGTTTTACTGTCACatgggggtcactctgagtcaacatcgactctaaggcacctaacagcagggTGGTTGAATGGGAGAATATTGTGGTACAAGCCTCAACATTATATGAGACCAGCCTTACTGGTCGGACAGAGACAGTGGGGACTCCTGAGGCTATGGCCCTTTGTTACCTTCAGGTCTAGAATTGAGCATGCTACTGTGGTGGAATAATTAATCATTTAAGATCCTAAGTGCAACACTGGCCCAACTACAcaattcagagggttaggaattcaggaggaatggaaacagggaggAGGTAGGATAAGTATTTCAACATTGAGGGGGTTACAGTGGCTGGgactgttgttgctgttaagtgccgTTGAGGTGGTTCCTACTTAcaccgtgtacaacagaacgaagcaccgcCCAGCccagcatcctcacaactgctcttTAGGTTTcggtccatggttgcagccactgtgtcaacccatctcgttgagggtgtctttactttcccctgccaccctactttaccaagaatgatgtcttctCCGGGGGCTGGgctcttctgaaaacatgtctaaagtacgtgCCATGAAGTCTcaacagccttgcctctaagaagcaatgtggctgtacttccaagatagatttgtttgttcctttagcagtccatggtgttttcgatattcttctccagccgcGTAATTCAAATGctttaattcttcttcagtctctgaaactcatatGCTCACATAGAACCTGTCCACGGATTCagaggcagttgtgaaaacagaacaagggatactgcatgttttaaaatcaggaaaggtgtgtttctGAGTTGTAGtctgtcaccatacttattcaatctgtatgctgaacaaatcctcagagcagctgggttatatgaagaagaatcagcatcaggattgtaggaaggcttattaaagataagcagatgacacaaccttacttgcagaaagtgaggaagacttgaaacacttgctgatgaagatcaaggattgcaaacttcagtatggattacaactcagtgtaaagaaaaccaaaattcttacaattggaccaatgggtaacaaagatttcgtcttgcttagattacTAACAATCAGGACtcaatggaagcagtagtcaggacATCAAAGGCTGCtctgtattgggcaaatctgctgcataagacctcttttaagtgttgaaaagcaaggaggttacttaaaAGAAGTGTGCCTTCCCTAAGCCATCGCATTTCCACttgcttcatctgcatgtgaaggttggacactggCTACAATGGAtgaggaaacaaaatgtgtatgcatttttaaatgtaaaactaatgatctgctctgtaaacctttacttaGTTCACAATAAAACATATACAAACAAATAATAGGGTTGTTGACACATTGAAGGAACACAATGAAGTCTTTTAGAAATACATTTTGAAATACCTATTCATaatactcgtgtgtgtgtgtgtgtgtgtgtgtgtgtgtgtgtgtgtacaccatgAGTTGATCATTTTTGAAATGGAATGGCGAGGGTCCATTATACCAGCTTTGTTTGAAATTTTCCATAATATAAAGTTTCAAGAGTGCCAATGATACATGTAAAGCTCCTACTCCGCAGCATGTGCTCAAAAACCAATGTTCTAGACAAGAGAAGGTGCATGTGCAATGTAAGACCAGCCGGCCCCTATAGACCTATTGCCGCCAAGCCAGTTCTGCTTGTGGGCAAGCCCACATGTCAAAGTAggtctgtgctccatagggtttttgatGGCTAATTTTTTgtcaagtagatcaccaggcctttcttccatagcattactgggtggacttgaaccacacatcttttttttgttttttttaaaatcattttattgggggcatgtacaattcttatcacaatccatacatacatccattgtgtcatgcacatttgtacatgtgttgccatcatcattcttaaaacattttctttctccttgagcccatggtatcagctgatttcccccctccctcccccaccctccctccttcccccttgataatttataaattattattattttgtcatatcttacactggccgatatctcccttcacccacttttctgttccacaCATCTTTTTGTTAGCAGTGGGGCGCATTAATCAGCCattccacccagggactctgcctTTTTTAGAGACACGGGCAATTCGGGACCAATATGTGGAAAAGGGTACTGAGAACATCAGTCACTCAGGGCCATTCATCATCCACTACTGCCCACCTTTCCACCAGCAAACCCTCTGAAAGTTGGTTACTGTTCGTTCTGTTTTTTAAAGTTTGCCAACAGAACTGTATTCAATGAGTATTCATTCCCCCGTATATTTTCACATACACATCATCACGAATCAGTGCTTCACTCCACTGTCAATCAGCTAGCAGGCGGCACCAGACAGCTGCAAGCACTCCGGCCAAGAGGAAAGCACCTCCGAGCTGCAATGGCGCATGCAGCGGTGTGGCACTCACGTACAGGGCTTTTGTAGGCACACCAAATACTGAGGAGAATGCTTCCGGAGCTCCTTCAGACAGTCTATGCCTCCACTGGGTTCATCTTTATGGGGCCACAGTAGATACACTCAGCCCCAGAAACTTCCTACTCCTGGATTGACAGAAAGTCTTGCCTTGGACCAATTCCAGGCTAGATGTCCACTCCCAGGCAGCCTATAAATTAGCCAGTGTCTCTGATTCTTTCACCCTCTCTCCAACAAGGGAGCTGCTGCCATGCCAGCTCTGATACTTACCAATTGTAGTGCTTGTGGACCAGCCACTGCATCTGTTTCTCACTAAAAACAGATGAGACATCCCTCTTTGGtatttactcccatgaagatttctgATTTAGGAAATCCCCTACAGGGTCGTCAGGAGTTAGGGTTTGGATATCTGCAGGGATTTGAGATCATGCACGTGAAGTCTTGCACGGAGCCTGGTGCATAGTCGTTAAGCGAATATAGTTATTTTATAGCTCTGCCTACCTTTGGGACTCATGGGTTTATTATTATACTGCCTTTGCAATTGGACTAATATTTAGACTGAGTGGTTCTCTGGGTTTGCGAGATCTATTACAGTGTCGCAAATTGAAAGGTGTGTAGAATTTACTTTTTCTTTCATGTAACCACACGTGGATGCATCTGCACTCAGCCTCTCTATAGGGTCCATAACAGATGGAAGTAACTTCCTTAAGACCTGCACGGCTCTCCTCTGTGATTCATACTTCTCCTTCGGCACATTTCTTGGCACCatcttttcaacaacaacaaaactgtgtgtgtgtgtatgtgtgtgtgtgtggtgtgtgtgtgtgtgtgtgtgtgtgtgtgtgtgcgcagtaAGATTAGTAATATGCGGTCAGAAACTTAGGGGTCAGGGAGTTGATGCGAAGGGGAAGGAAGGACTTGGCAAGGGAGGGTGGGGCTAATTGCCCCATTCAAAGAATAAACTCAGGGtcccagaaggacaaacagagcATAGACAGAGTGCTGGATGGGAGCATGGTATCTCTGGGGGTGCATATTCAACAGCAATCAAATGGTTAGGAGCTTCAGAAATGCAGGGGGAAAGTTCCATCATCTTCAATGTTCCAAGCCCTCATAAactatacacagacacacaccggaGGAGGCATCTTTTAAGTCTATTTTTCCAAAAAGTCTATTTTCATAAACTTTGTGAGGTGGGgcctcaaaaattcatgggaaatggaattaaaagatcattgatTTTTTCCTCCTTGTAGATACAAATAAAGGTGACTTAATTTCAGTCTAACAAGGTCATTCTTATTTGTGTTAGGAAACTGCCTGTTGGGTATATTGGTGAGAGAGTCCATGGGTTAAGGTAAGTGTAAACACTAAAGGTAAAACTGCATTAGGAAAAGCACCACCATCAACAAAACTTGTAGTGATGTAAAGTTTCATGAACTGTACCTGAAGAATTTTGTCTGTGCCTTTGAGTTCTTGTGCAATAACCTCTACACCTTACAAGGTACCCAGTGATCGCGTATGTGCCTTTGAATGAGACCTTCAGGctacatttgggggtgggggtggggagatgacACAAGTGGGGACTGGACAGCCCAGGGGAGCTGGGTGACTTAACCAGTCAGGACTACATAGTGAGACCCCAGTAAAAGTTCGGGACTGTCATCTATGCACCTGGGAGGAGGCACACCCTTCTCTTGTGATGCCAACACCTGGACCTTGCTCTCTGGGTCTCCTCTTGTGTTTCCTTGTTGCTGGGATAAAACTATAATCACAAGCACAGTGCATTCATGAGTTCTGTGACTGATTCTGTTGCATTACTAAATCGAAAGGAGTACTTGGAACCAACAGATTAGAGGTGGGGAAGTCCTCTGACCTGAGCTTAGGGTTGGCATTCTGAAGAGGCAGTGGGAAAACCATGAATGTGTTGCTTGGATTCCCAAGCAGGTGGGTGGCATCTCAGGACTTGGATCCTCGTGGCAGTGTGGAGGGCTGTGTCCTTTAACTTTTAAGGTCGGGTCTGGCTCTCGGGTGTTAGGATCCAGGGAAGAAGTGCTCCGTGTGCAGTTTGTGTCAGATGGCAGAGAAGTGAAAGGTGGAAGTTGGTTTTTCCGTTCGGCTGGTGTGAGACATGGGATCCGATTATTTTCCCAGGCACCAAGTTTCTCTTGTGAAGGAAAGAGCTAATCTGAAATCTCTATCTTAACCTTCACCTCACCTAAGACAGGAGCGCACTTTCCCCATCCTGGCTTACTTTTTATTGTGGCCTTCATCATTCCCTATTTGTGTTCCCCCAGAAAAATGTAGAGACAGGAATCCTGCTTGTTTCTCGGTCTCTGGCACTTAGCACTGAATCAAGCATATGGTAAGCTCATGgaagaaacttttttttaatgagtgGATTTCCTTTCCATTTCTCTAAGACTTAGAAGGCCATCGAGATCTGAAATCCTGGCTAGCGATTGTCCGTTTAGTTGCCCACTGAGCCCCCGTGGAGAAAAGCCAGGCTACAAGCAAATAAGTGTATGTGAAGTGGCACCCCCATGTTAGGGAGAAAACTGAAATAGGAGTTCAAGGGATTTCCTTAGTTGTTGGGCTGTTAGCctcatggttgacagttcaaacccaccagtggctcctcaggagatagacgaggctgcctgctcccacaaagagtctcagaaaccctgtatagcatcactgtgagctggaattggttCAATGGCAGTGGCCTTGGgcatttttctgtttctttttttgtcaaACACATACATGGCCATACAGATTTTTGCCTCTGTATGTAGCTTAAGCTATTTCCTCCATCAGAAATGCGTACCCACTAGATGTTATTTCTCTTTTCAGATCGCAAGCTCAGCTTGTTTCCCTGAGTTACACTGAATACAATAACTCATGCTGATGTCTCCCTGTTCTCCACCGAATGGTACTGTGTCTTTCCTCACAGTTTAGCACATAATTATTAATGACCTATAGTTGTCTTTCTCTTTCATGTGACAAAAATGATGCTCCAAATATACTATGGACTCCTTCAAcacaaataccatggcttatgcTTCCCTGGTATCCCTCCAAGTGTCAacccctctgccattgagtcaattctgactcacacgggCCCTTGAGAAGCTCATCTTTCTcatacagagcagttggtggacgTTGAGtgcccaccttgaggttagcagcccactgcttaacccacagcaccaccagggttcctcagcaCAGTATTGTAGCTGAACTGACAGGTTTCCTATTGCACACCCCACCTCACCTGCGACAGTGGAATTATAACCTGATACCGACAATCTAGCTTCCACCCCAAGAATATCTggttcccttttctccctcttcctcgAGTGCTCCTCCATCTTGGTAACAATCCAGCTGCTAAGACCTGAGGATACTAATGTCTCCCATGGAGACGCTTAATGGTCACAAGTAAATCTAAGTGAAGGAAGAAAACTCACATAGGAGTTAAAGGGATTTCctcaggtgttgggctgctaacttcaaggttggcaggtcagggGTTCCTGTGAATTGGTAACAGCAGCAAAAAGGTGGCATTATTCCCTGGGAGATAAGCCTTCAAAACCAAATCATCATTCCATGTATCCAAGatggaagaagaaatgaaaaaaaagatgATCCCAGAAATACCTATCACCCTTCCCAAGTGAACTTGAGCCACATTACCAAACTCAGATTTAACGAAATCATCCTGAAATTCTGGCCAGCTTCAGTGACTTGGGTTCTATCTGAGTCTGTCTGGGTCACATCCTAGTACTATAACCAATTCCAACATTAGCGtctcccccacatacacacacacaaaagctaaCTCAGTTTTCTGAAGTGCTCTGAGTCCCTGGAAACCCAAGAGAATAACATTAACGTCTTTAGCTTGCTCAAGTGCAAGAATAGGAAAGTTAGCATTGGGCTCCTGGAATGAAGTTTTTGGATGGAATTAAACAGATGACAGGGAATATAGATGTTCTAAATCAAGTCATTAGACTCCACCATTGAGTACGATGTgattttgaggtctaaggtgtccAAGACAcaggccatggcattttctaACACTTCATGTGAATGTAAAAACTGGACAGTCAATAAAGAAGATCCAAGAAGAAgtgatgcacttgaatgatggtgttggtgaatgatattgaaagtcccgtggactgccagaaaaacaaacaaacaatctgaCTTGGCCGAATACTCCTCAGAAGAGAAGGTGTCGGGTCTTTGTCGCGAGTACTTTGgtactgttatcaggagaggccattctctggaaaagggcatcctgcttggtaatgtACAGGGTCAGCAAAagcgaggaagaccttcaaggaaatagtgacacagtggttttgtcaacaggctcaaacataacaattgtgaggacagggcagggctgggaACGTGTTTCCTTCTCTTGAATGTAGGAGCCCAACAACAATCTGCAATGTTTGAGATCAATTATCTAAAAATTAGTGGCTCtaagaagaaaaggaagagatATTAGCAACAAAAAGCTGCTTTTCTCGCAAAAGGCAATCTTcagcatgtttgtgtgtgtgcgaattTTCATCTTGAACCACTTTGGTTTAAGTCCAGTCTCCTTTCAGTTTCCTGTTTGCAGACTTTCACCTTAAAACTTTTGAAGAGCCTCTTGAATTCAAAAGTGCTGATcatcagtttccaagactgtaagtctttacaggaagcgcagcctcatcgttctcccaaaaaaggagctggtgggtttaaacccctgactttttggttagcagccacaggTTTTAGGCATTGGGATGGGACTTTGCTAAACCTAGGAACCAGGTCACTCTAagccagtggatctcaaccttcctaatgctgtgactctttaatacagttcctcatgttgtggcgaccctgTATGtcagtgtatctgcatgtgggcggacctgcctggagacggatagaggagtgttGTCTTcgttcctaagactatcagaaatatggtcttaggtgacccctgtgaaagggtcatttgactctcaaaggggtcgcggcccccaggctgagaactgctgctctaagccATAGGCTAGCTTTAGATCTTCTCTAGATGTACCCTTCCTGAAACTTGAATTTTCTCTGTTGAACTGTATTATACAAAGGggttacacccccccccccaaaaaaaaaaggaaacaaagctttgctgggcggagcttttgtagtacacattttgcccactaggcgagcatctagtaatttgctctgagtcagtgcactcaGTGGTTTCGCCTGGCgtcactcaggtcacagtgaattttttcataaaaagttTTGCTAcaacctcatttttttcttgatgGCAGACTTGATAGCATGCGCATGTGaaatgtttcctgctctggaaaaatgccgcaAAAATTGTGATGTAGGTTCCGGCCCACGTCGCGGACCGCCAAGTTGTGCGCTGAGAGCGTCGGAGCCAAGCCGGGCTGGTCAGGATGATCACGGACGTGCAGCTCGCCATCTTCGCCAACATGCTGGGCGTGTCGCTCTTATTGCTTGTCGTTCTCTATCACTACGTGGCCGTCAACAATCCCAAGAAGCAGGACTGAGAGTGGCGCTTTCTCAGCCCCAGGGTTCCAGGACCTAGTCTGAGGCAAGATGGAGGGTGTGAGGGCCTGCCCTCACCCTTCACTTCATCCCTTCTACCCATCACAACATACAAAGCAACCATGCCTGGAGCTTTCCAAACAACTTTTATTTCCTCAAAGTCTTCCTTAACCCTGTGCAACAAGAAGCTGCCACCGAATAGGGCCCACTATAGGGGCTGCTGGCTTTTGTACCCCCcaatataaaaatatagatataaaAAAAATTGTGatgtaagtgggtgaagggagacgttggacagtatgacatgacagaataataataatttataaattatcaagggatcatgagggaggaggggaggttttgccaccacgacaatgcacctgctcatgcagccatctcagtgcaccagtgtttggcaaaaaaacagcatgcttctcttgccccatgcatcttattcacctgacctcgctctgtgtgacttctttttgtttcctcaaatgaagagggacatgaaaggacagtgatttgatgatgtagaagaggtgaagacatgcctaaaggtcaataaacaaacCTGgacctatttataggctttttggggtcatttttgttgttgttgttgggggttttgttgtggttcttttgttgttttgttttgctctgccttgtttttgtgcttatttttatctctgcgtgtctatctagataagataggtggtatAAACaacctggaagagaaaacaacaggactgatggttccggggacatgggaaagagggaaggcAGGGAATGGAAGTGggtgataacaaacccagggacaagggaataagtgatctaaaattgatggcaaggagggtgtaggatacctggtaggacttgatcaagggcaatgtaaccgagaggaattcctaaaacctgaacgaagactgaacatgatagtgggacaagaggaaagtgaaagtaaATAGGGGAACGAGCTaggggtctaaatataggcatgtacatatatgaatatatttatatataatgatagggaaagagATCTGTGTACaacatatgttaagtatcaaggtagcaggtggacatttggcctctactcaaatactccctcaatgcaagagcactgttCTCCCCTTTCCGACACAATAACTGAAAACAAAATAggtgcacagcaaatgtggtgaagaaagctgatgatacccagctatcaaaagatatagcatctggggtctgaaaggcttgaagacaaacaaggagctatctggctgagaagcagcaaagtccacatggaagaagcacaccagcctgtgtgatcatgaagtgttgatgggatcaggtatcaggcatcaaagatccagaacaaaaaaaccatattaatgtgaatgatagggagtgcagagtggcgatccaaagcccatctgtagacaattgaacacccgcttacagaaaggtcacaaggaagagacgagcccagtcagggtgcagtacagcaccaatgaaacatacaactttcctctagttccttaatgcttcctccccaccccctatcatgatcccaattctaccttacaaatctggctagaccagaggatgtacactggtacagatacgatgtggaaacacagggaatccaaggcaaatAAACCCCTTAAGACTAATAATgacagtagcgataccaggaggggaaggggaaggtgggaagagaaagggggaaccgatcacaacaaTCTAcagataaccctctcccagggagatggacaacagaaaattgggtgaagggagacaccgggaagtgtaaaacatgaaaaataataatttataaattatcaaggattcatgcagggaggatggaggagggagggggaaaatgagctgaaatcaagggctcaagtaaaagaaaattttaaaaaatgatgagggcaacaaatgtacaaatgtgcttgacacaatggattgatgtatggattatagtaagaactgtttgagcccccaatgaaatgattttttttaaaaaggtgaaaaaaatgtcagtctgggtagagaaacaaattcataaacatgcagatgtgtataagaaagaggtacgTATACAAGAGcaggtgaatattgagaaaacatcccagtccagtccagatcaagttcttaagtccgacattagcccatgtgtcctatacaaatctataaactcctcttcagactcatgaaacacctgcaa harbors:
- the LOC142452907 gene encoding dolichyl-diphosphooligosaccharide--protein glycosyltransferase subunit 4-like, with translation MITDVQLAIFANMLGVSLLLLVVLYHYVAVNNPKKQD